CATTCATagttacacacatactgtacattgcaAGTATAACACTGTTGTGTAATCACAACAACACTCCAAAACACACCACATACTAACACTCTGCAACCCTACACTTCACAATACTACAAATCACACCACAACCTTACCTAACACACTGCAACACCATACATCACTGcaaaacacaccacaacaccatAATGCAAGAAAACGAtctgatctgtgtctgtgtgtgtgtgtgtgcggaggtgtgtgtccatgtgtgtacctGCACCACTCCCACTCCCAATCCTTCTATAAGGACTCCTACTCCAACCCTCCACACAATGCAGATGCTGATGGGTACAGTCAGGGGGGCAGGGCCCTGTGCCAGGGACTGCAGGTGGCACACTGCTGGGTACATACCCCTCCACACGTCCCCTGCACACCCTGCAAAACCCATCCATCATATTTCCCCAACCAAGGCTACCATCATAGCAATGAATGAGGGGGACCTTCAGAGTACGGTTATAATGGTCGGGAGCACTTTACTCCATCAAAGTGCAGTGAAGTACCTTGTGGATCATGTTCTGTGATGTGACATTGAGGTCATGTAAATGATAGAGTGGTGAATAACGAATAATTGTGACATTTAATCAAAACTGCTGTCCCTGGAGGGGGTGAAAGTCAGAGTGATTGTTTGAGCTGAGAGGGCCAGTGTTGGTGTAAGCTCTTTATACCAAAGGGAGAAGTTTTAGAACCACTTTTACCTATAGAAGAGCCAACTGTATAAAATATTTTAATCAGGGATCTAGAAGGTTTCAGGAAGAAAGTTTCCGCTTGAACCTTGGAGAGTGGACAAGGGTTCTCTATGGAACCTTCCAGACCTTTCTATGGACCATTATCTTTCAGAGGGTTCTTGACAGAAGTTTAACAGATCAGACTTGTGTTGTCAGTGGAAAGTCCAGTCTTGTTTACCAACTGCCTGTAAAACTGCCTGCCTTCTCTGTCATGCCCTGCCAAGGGACAATGGATGAAAACTAGCTAACCGCTAATTCTGGTGCATTTACATGTTTATCAATGTACACTGTCCCTTTTCAAATAAACACATATATAAAACCTCTCACCTGCCAGTGTCCCGTCCAGTCAGACAGCGAGTCAGCTCCACGAGTCTGACGAGCAGATGACTTCGCATTTTAGGATTTACTCAGCATTGTAGGTCTCAGCTGTTCTGTTGTTCGAATATGTTGTCTGAAGGAGAAATtacacacattgtgtgtgtgggtgtctgtgtgtgtgtgtgagagagagagatggaacttAACCTCTCTGTACTACTGAGGTCAGATACACATTATAGATGGCTCACCCTGTCAATAAACTAGTGAACCTGTGGTATCACATATGGGTTGATCCAGGCTGTCTAGCCTGCAGGGTTACACAATCAGTTCAAAGTTTGCGTTATTTGCCCTCTGCCCTTAAGCACGCcatatctctctcccactccctctgtcCCCGTCTTTCTATACCTTTGTATCTCtcagtctagtgtgtgtgtgtgtgtattacccaGCCCACACATAGCCTGCCTGTGGGTGCCAGCTGAGGACAGAAGGAGCAGGGATCTCGATGATCGTCCACTAACGTTCTGGTGAGCGGCGAGCAGATGAGCATGGCATGCTGATCTGTGGCAACACCGTCTGACCGCCTAATCCCACGAGGCAAGGCCATAATCCATCAGGCTCCGAGGGGTCACGTGACCTCACTTCCAGCGGCTTCCTGGGGGGTCACGTGACCTCATGTCCTGCTGcttcctcctgacacacacagattaaagATACACTCTAATTTCTgggttcagacagacagacagacaaaaagatAGATTGATAGATGTAGTATTTGGCTTAACTTTGGCTTCCACAGAGTAAAATTATATTAAACAAAAAGCGGAAGTGAATGATCAACATACTCAAAGATGTATCTGTATTTGTAGGTCATGTTGTCCTGCTACAGGCCAATGAcatgtttgtgtgcacgtgGAACTGGCAGCAGAGctagaacggagagagagaaagcgagagaggagaagagagagaggaggggagagaggaggagagagagaggtagagagagggagaacgagggagaaagagagagagagagagagagagagagagagagagagagagagagagagagagagagagagagagagagagaggggcggggagagTTCTCAGCGCTCACGGGGGGAAAAACAGTGGGCTACTTTTGGATATCGAGGGGAACCTGGCGTACCAAAACGGTTCTCCATTTTCGGTATCAGCCTCACAAACAAAATTCAAGCTACACAAATTGGACgacgtgtttgtttttttacgatCGGTGAGAGCTCAGAAGGAGCAGGCACTAACAGATAATCCCGGAAACAACTGAGGTCTACACCACGCCGGTCACGTACGCAACTGTAGCTTTGCGTTACTGATAGGTAAGCAATTCCATAACAGACAAGCCTATATCTTTATTTTAGCCCACTATTACCCCTTACATATCATGTAACGTAAACTCTAGGTTCCCATGAATATTTTTTAACAGACAACAATGTAGCCTATTAGTTTTATGTTACAGGGAATAAACACGTGGATATCTAAATGAGAAGGTTGTAGGACGAGTTCATTGACAATGCGTGGATACTAACGGATTTTCTGAGGTTAATTCAGTTCAGCGCGTTTACCCttcattattttaatatttaggCCTAggtaataaatcaacaaaatagATTATTTGATCACAAATTGGGATTTAAGAACTGTTtgcgttttttgttgttgcaaatACCCCATCTAGGTTTCCGCAAAAACATTATTATAATGGCCTACCTAACAAATTGGGTGTAGCCTATGACctttagcctatatgttgatTGAACAGCACACTCATGACAACTTGGAGATGGTTAGTCTACATTCTCAAAATGTTACATACAAGTCTGGTATACTTAATATTAGTAGCCGACATGGCAGATAAAgcttgcttatgttatgttataATTAATATTTAGTAGCCCTAGTGGTAGACCAATAGAGCTTTTAAACAAATCATATTCAGTGttctttttcatttgttttcagaAACCTCAAGTTTGACGATCAATTCATCTTGTAATTTAAAGACGAACAAGTAACAATGTAATACTATATTAAGGATGACAGACGGGCGACGCAAGAGATAATTCTTTTCAAAATGAAACTTTGCGATGCTGTGACTACgcgcctctctctcacagacagcaGTTGGgctgcacacactctctcgtgCAGTGGCCCTGGTAGAGAATGAGGCGAGGACGTGAGCTACGTGCGCACCCAGCCCCCGACGATATGAGATGGAGAGCTTGGAACAGTCGGACCTTTTAAATCCCATCACTGTCCACGGAGCTGTTAGTATTGTCGCCgcgcagcagagagagactAGCGGACTCGTTCTCGGAACAGCAGATCCTCACGTTTTCCAGGCCAACATGGGACTTAACGGTTACTGCACGGCTCCGCTGGGGAGCAGCACGGCCCAGGAGTTATTGGCGGGTCTGGCCTCTCAAACCGTTTACCCCGGGGTCGATGTTCTTAAGAAGCAGTCAAAAGCCGGGCTGCTGCCTTTTAACGgcgtctctccctctgccacGGTGGAAGGAAGTGGCAGCAGGGTTTTGCTGCAAACGCCCAAAGGCTACCACGCGCAGGTGAAGGGGGAGTCAGAAACGCCGAAAGGACTAACTCAGCCGCAAAGCAGCAGAGCGCGGTTCGCGGGGAACGGGGACCAAGCACCGCATGAGATATGCACGCTCCTGATGAAGAGGGCCAGCAGTGACCAACGGATAAGACAGCTCCAGAAACGGAAAGGTGGGGAGAACCAGGACTTCCTGTCGGCATTTGAGGTCAATTGGAGTGTAGGGTCGTTGGGGTCAACAACAAGGGCGGGGTCAGATTCTGAGGAGTTGTCCCAGGACTTCAAGCGTAGACGGCTAGCAGAAGGAGGTAAGCAGTGCGTCCTAGAAACTGCCAAAGCAACCAAGGCGGCCATAGCGCCACTCAGCTTAAACGACAACGGCATTAACCACAGCAACCATAATTGCCAAAACCGTGACACGTCCCCCCAGCCATCCTCCCTCACCGCCACTTCCCCTTGCACCAAACCCTACCCCAACGGACACAGAGCGACACCGGTAAGCCCCGCCACCCTACCGGCACAGACGTCCCCTGTGAAGGCTAACGGTATCCTGGCCCTGCCATCACCGGCTGGCCCTGGCTGGTCTGCAGATTGCGTGGCGCAGCAGTACATCGTGTCCTGCATGAAGTACTACGGAATCTGCGTCAAAGACCActtcctgggggagaggcttgGTGAGCGCGTGCTGCAGGAAGTTGAGATTCTGAACAGCAGCGGAAAGTTTTGCGGGGGCCAGCTGGTCAGCCAGAGGAGCATCCCGTCTCGGAACATCCGTGGAGACCAGATCGCCTGGGTGGAGGGCTGTGAGCCAGGGTGCGGCGCCATCGGGGTGTTGATGGCGCACATTGATGAGGCGGTCATGCGCAGTGCTGCCAACGGGCAGCTGGGGGACTGTGTCATCAACGGGCGCACCAAGGTGAGGAAGCGAGACTGGTAAGCTGTAATTAGGGAGAGCGGTGGAGAATGGGGGAGGTATGAGttaaagatggaggaggaaggagaatggGGGGTGTTGGGGAGGAGAATAGGATTGGTGGGGTAGGAGAACTGGGAGGAGAATGGGTGAGATGAATGTGAAGGCTACCGCTAAGGCTTAAGGAGTTGGATGCGCTTGGGTAAGATGTGAAAGGAGTGATGGCTGTCctagttctggttctggttctgttggtcctgtcccctccagtgcctgtcccctccagtgcctgtcccctccagtgcctgtctcctccagtgcctgtctcctccagtgcctgtcccctccagtgcctgtcccctccagtgcctgtctcctccagtgcctgtcccctccagtgcctgtctcctccagtgcctgtcccctccagtgcctgtcccctccagtgcctgtcccctccagtgcctgtcccctccagtgcctgtctcctccagtgcctgtcccctccagtgcctgtcccctccagtgcctgtcccctccagtgcctgtcccctccagtgcctgtctcctccagtgcctgtcccctccagtgcctgtcccctccagtgcctgtcccctccagtgcctgtcccctccagtgcctgtcccctccagtgcctgtcccctccagtgcctgtcccctccagtgcctgtcccctccagtgcctgtcccctccagtgcctgtcccctccagtgcctgtcccctccagtgcctgtcccctccagtgcctgtctCCTCCAGTGTCTTTCCCCAGGCACACAATGGGGAGGAGGGCTTGGTAGGAAGGTACCCAATCTCTTCTGGCATCAGTGTCTCTCAAGCTTTGAAGATGACTCTGTCAATCCCTATctatctcacccacacacaaacaaggcatTCTTGTAGCTTAGctaaaagggtgtgtgtgtacgttggtgtgtgtgtgtgtgtgtgtgtgtgtgtgttggcctaGATAATCCTGTAGAGTtatgtaggaggtgtgtgtttttgttcctcTTCGAATCATATGAATGACTATCTGTGGATTCTATGAGTCTCTAACTGTACACTTCATTACTAAATAGTTCATCGATCTACTGTACCTCCTCAATTGTTAAAACAGAAACAGAACTGAGGCTGCCTGAAGTGATCTAGAACATAGCCTAGcctgctgtctggtgtgtgtgtgtgtgtgtgtgtgtgtgctagcctggtAAGAGAGACGGCCTTTTGACGCAGGTTTGGGTTATCTGAGACCCGTTATGTCACCCCCCCACTCCCGAGCCATGTTCAGACGCTAGTACACTGCATCAATCCAGTTAGTGGTTATAGAACCATCTAGACAGTTGTGTAAACTTCTCTCTGTTGCCCAACGCTCTTCCATGTATCACAGTACACTTACGGCAACAGCAGGTCTCTAGATTACTCAGCACTCATGCTCAAATATTAGCTATCAACTTCATATAAGATGtgtgtattatatatatatatatatatatatatatatatatatatatatatatatatatatgtgttccATTCTCCCTGATGTAGCATTAGCCTGGCTAAGCATAGAGCATGTGTAGGTCAGAGCTATCAGAATAGATTTAGGCTTTACACTTCCACCCCTGCTACCCCCTCTCACCATCTCCCCTTCAGTCCTGCAATTCCTCTCCCgcttcctcctttccccccctcgATCATgtgacctccctccatctctcagagcGGTGTAGTGAGGAGTAGCAGACTGTATTGTCTGAACAAAACCAGTCACCAAAGGTCTTTGCACCGTGGGCCTTCTCGTCCCCgtttgatgatgtcatcttcTTGTGACCTTACCTGACTGAGGACGTTTTCCTCATAGCTGAAGGATGGTTTCTGTTATGCCTGACATGACTATATAGGAGAGAGGTTGATGTagatgggaggatggaggaagggtgaaagaggcaggggaagaggagggagggggaaagtgaGGTTGAGGAAAGGAAGGGtaggaaaagaggaggaagtgaggacgATGCACCTAAATTGCAAGGTCACTGCACATTTCTTCACAATCTGTAAAAACTTCCTCCCTTTACCAGGGCAAAACCAGTTCCTCCTTTGCAATCTATAAGTCTACTTTTCTTATTTCCCACTATCCATTTTCCAACTCTGCCCTTAGTttttgcccctctctctctctttctttccatccccTCTtccatgctctctttctcctatGTATtatcatcctctctctagctagcCTGCCAAAATATTTCCCCGCTGTTTCCTTGGTAACAGGACCATACAGAGAagctctgcagtgtgtgtatttgtgtgtgtgtgagagagttagtGAGTGTATAAGTGACTTGGTGTTTGTGTtcgtgtaaacgtgtgtgtgtgcaggcgccAGAATAATGCCACCACAGCAATAGGATGTGTCTTCTGGACCGGGAGTCCGGCACACACTGAGTAGGCACAAAACGGCtttaacagagagggagagagagaaggaaggctagagagagagagagagaaagtgaaagaggagaggtgagacgaGGACACTGgtgaaaaaagagaagagaaataTCGGTACAGTATGTAACCTACATGGAGCGAGAGACCTGggagggagtctggagggatGAGACCGGGaggagatggaaagatggagaCAGAACACTTAATGAAGAAGTACAGGAGAAGAAATCGAGGTGTAGGGAAAGACGAGAGACAGGgtatgagaaaaagagagggggattgATGAGAGAAGAGTGTGgggaaaagatggagagagcgaggggaaaaAGAGTAAGAGTAGGGTATAGAGTGATAAAGGCGGAGACTTGgtgtctgaaagagagagagagagagagattaaggagCTCCAGAGCTAGGGAGAAATACATGAatataaagaaagagagggctagagagagagagagagagagacattgttgGAGCTGCTTGAGTGATGCGGCAGCCGTATCATAATGAATGTCTGCTGCAGACTGTCCTCATATGCCTCTCTCCTAGCAACTAAGCTCACACGCACATcctgacacgcatacacacacacaagcaaacacatgcccacacacagacaaccctATCAGAAGAAGTGTATTACATGCATCACCTACAGTAGCATCGTGTCGCAGTTTAGATAGCAGCTAACATCACAGCCCTTTGGAGTATAGTTAACTAGCAGCTAACATCAAATCCCTTTGGAGTATATTTAACTAGCAGCTAACATCAAATCCCTTTGGAGTATTAAACAGCTAGTAGCTAACAACTCATCACGTAAGAATATATCTAGCAGCTAACAACCCCGTACAATGGCAGTGTAGCGGTGCAAGTAACTAGCTGGCACTCCGACACACAGAGGCGTTGTGTCTCCAGCTGGTACATTGACTTGGAATGAGGATGAGAGCACCAAGTAGATAAATAGAGGATGTATGCAATGAATCAGCTCCGTGTAGAATGCCCAATTCAACCCTTAGAAGTAATTTAATGTCATTAACCGGGCTGAATGGTTTGGTAGATTTCACCTTTCCACACTGTGTAGCTGATTTGGCTTTGTGCTGGACATACATTTGTAGCACTAGTAGGAAACTGCACctccatgacaaacacacacacggatagtGTGTTTT
The genomic region above belongs to Osmerus eperlanus chromosome 11, fOsmEpe2.1, whole genome shotgun sequence and contains:
- the LOC134028685 gene encoding egl nine homolog 1-like isoform X2; this encodes MESLEQSDLLNPITVHGAVSIVAAQQRETSGLVLGTADPHVFQANMGLNGYCTAPLGSSTAQELLAGLASQTVYPGVDVLKKQSKAGLLPFNGVSPSATVEGSGSRVLLQTPKGYHAQVKGESETPKGLTQPQSSRARFAGNGDQAPHEICTLLMKRASSDQRIRQLQKRKGGENQDFLSAFEVNWSVGSLGSTTRAGSDSEELSQDFKRRRLAEGGKQCVLETAKATKAAIAPLSLNDNGINHSNHNCQNRDTSPQPSSLTATSPCTKPYPNGHRATPVSPATLPAQTSPVKANGILALPSPAGPGWSADCVAQQYIVSCMKYYGICVKDHFLGERLGERVLQEVEILNSSGKFCGGQLVSQRSIPSRNIRGDQIAWVEGCEPGCGAIGVLMAHIDEAVMRSAANGQLGDCVINGRTKAMVACYPGNGTGYVRHVDNPNGDGRCITCIYYLNKGWDVKVHGGLLQIYPEGKSVVANIEPLFDRLLIFWSDRRNPHEVKPAFSTR
- the LOC134028685 gene encoding prolyl hydroxylase EGLN2-like isoform X1, with protein sequence MESLEQSDLLNPITVHGAVSIVAAQQRETSGLVLGTADPHVFQANMGLNGYCTAPLGSSTAQELLAGLASQTVYPGVDVLKKQSKAGLLPFNGVSPSATVEGSGSRVLLQTPKGYHAQVKGESETPKGLTQPQSSRARFAGNGDQAPHEICTLLMKRASSDQRIRQLQKRKGGENQDFLSAFEVNWSVGSLGSTTRAGSDSEELSQDFKRRRLAEGGKQCVLETAKATKAAIAPLSLNDNGINHSNHNCQNRDTSPQPSSLTATSPCTKPYPNGHRATPVSPATLPAQTSPVKANGILALPSPAGPGWSADCVAQQYIVSCMKYYGICVKDHFLGERLGERVLQEVEILNSSGKFCGGQLVSQRSIPSRNIRGDQIAWVEGCEPGCGAIGVLMAHIDEAVMRSAANGQLGDCVINGRTKAMVACYPGNGTGYVRHVDNPNGDGRCITCIYYLNKGWDVKVHGGLLQIYPEGKSVVANIEPLFDRLLIFWSDRRNPHEVKPAFSTRYAITVWYFDAKERADAKEKYRLATGQKGVQVPVTQSNQT